A section of the Oryza sativa Japonica Group chromosome 1, ASM3414082v1 genome encodes:
- the LOC4326920 gene encoding mitogen-activated protein kinase kinase kinase 17, which yields MDAAAVMQKQLRRLRTLGRGASGAVVWLASDDASGELLAVKSAAGEGGAEQLRREGRVMSGLCSPHIVPCLGSRAAAGGEYQLFLEFAPGGSLADEAARSGGRLAERAISAYAADVARALAYLHGNSLVHGDVKARNIMVGADGRAKLADFGCARRTDSERPIGGTPAFMAPEVARGEEQGPAADVWALGCTIIEMATGRVPWSDMDDVFSAVHRIGYTDAVPEIPEWLSPEAKNFLSRCFTRNPSDRPTAAQLLEHPFLASASSDIDETAPKHGWVSPKSTLNAECWESDEDDEVEEGMSQSATKRISALAITCSALPDWDSEDGWIDLQSDPSEVSETPAPMVVTTADFGLWWEEALDAEIDLHFVDVDGDGYVTRTVRARGFIEYDRQLSVRVRGDMPLCPVDCHRSDTVKFGCHCNGNRVINFESAQICLLLPFILQSRAHRLHSVELPVKTSVLKKKAPAKTVQRIGLRLILTVLTRMSNF from the coding sequence ATGGATGCGGCTGCGGTGATGCAGAAGCAGCTCAGGCGGCTCCGCACgctcggccgcggcgcgtcgggcGCCGTGGTGTGGCTCGCGTCGGACGACGCGTCGGGGGAGCTGCTGGCGGTCAagtcggcggccggcgagggcggGGCGGAGCAGCTGCGGCGCGAGGGGCGCGTCATGTCGGGGCTCTGCTCCCCGCACATCGTCCCCTGCCTCGGGTCacgcgccgcggcgggcggggAGTACCAGCTGTTCCTCGAGTTCGCGCCTGGCGGGTCGCTCGCCGACGAGGCCGCGAGGAGCGGGGGCCGCCTCGCGGAGCGCGCCATCAGCGCGTACGCGGCGGACGTGGCGAGGGCGCTGGCCTACCTCCACGGGAACTCGCTGGTGCACGGGGACGTCAAGGCCAGGAACATCATGGTCGGCGCCGACGGGCGGGCCAAGCTCGCGGACTTCGGGTGCGCGAGGAGGACTGACTCCGAGCGGCCGATTGGTGGCACGCCGGCGTTCATGGCGCCGGAGGTGGCGCGAGGCGAGGAGCAGGGACCGGCCGCCGACGTGTGGGCTCTCGGTTGCACGATCATCGAGATGGCCACAGGCCGCGTCCCGTGGAGCGACATGGACGACGTCTTCTCCGCCGTCCACCGGATCGGGTACACGGACGCTGTGCCAGAGATTCCCGAATGGCTCTCCCCGGAGGCGAAGAATTTCCTATCCAGATGCTTCACAAGGAACCCAAGCGACCGCCCCACTGCCGCGCAGCTACTGGAGCACCCATTTCTCGCATCCGCCTCCAGCGACATCGACGAAACGGCGCCGAAGCACGGCTGGGTGTCCCCCAAGAGCACGCTGAACGCCGAATGCTGGGAATCTGATGAAGACGACGAAGTAGAAGAAGGCATGTCACAGAGCGCAACCAAGAGGATCAGCGCATTGGCGATCACCTGCTCGGCGTTGCCGGACTGGGACTCCGAGGATGGCTGGATCGACTTGCAAAGCGACCCATCTGAAGTTTCGGAAACACCGGCGCCCATGGTGGTGACTACTGCAGATTTCGGTCTTTGGTGGGAGGAAGCATTGGACGCGGAGATTGATCTCCATTTCGTTGACGTGGACGGCGATGGCTATGTTACGCGAACTGTACGCGCGCGTGGTTTCATTGAGTACGACAGACAACTGAGTGTGAGAGTTCGCGGTGATATGCCGTTGTGCCCGGTTGATTGCCACCGGAGCGACACTGTAAAATTCGGTTGTCATTGTAACGGGAACAGAGTAATAAATTTCGAGTCTGCACAAATTTGCCTGTTGTTACCATTCATCTTGCAATCAAGGGCTCATAGATTGCATAGCGTTGAGCTCCCGGTAAAAACTtccgttttaaaaaaaaaggcccCGGCAAAAACCGTTCAAAGAATTGGTTTAAGGCTGATTCTCACTGTTTTGACTAGAATGAGCAATTTTTAA
- the LOC4326921 gene encoding membrane protein PM19L-like: protein MANAGLKPVAGLLLVLNFCMYVIVAAVGGWAINHAIHTGYFIGSGMALPANFSPIYFPMGNAATGFFVIFAVIAGVVGAAAALAGFHHVRAWSHESLPAAASSGFIAWTLTLLAMGLAVKEIDLHGRNARLKTMESFTIILSATQLFYLLAIHGGR from the exons ATGGCTAACGCGGGGCTGAAGCCGGTGGCCGGCCTTCTCCTGGTTCTCAACTTCTGCATGTACGTCAtcgtggcggcggtcggcggctgGGCCATCAACCACGCCATCCACACCGGCTACTTCATCG GTTCCGGGATGGCGCTGCCGGCGAACTTCTCCCCGATCTACTTCCCGATGGGGAACGCGGCGACCGGGTTCTTCGTCATCTTCGCGGTGATCGCCGGAGTcgtcggcgccgcggcggcgctcgctgGGTTCCACCACGTCCGCGCGTGGAGCCACGAgagcttgccggcggcggcctcctccgggTTCATCGCATGGACGCTCACCCTGCTCGCCATGGG ATTGGCCGTCAAGGAGATTGACCTGCACGGCAGGAACGCCAGATTG AAAACCATGGAGTCCTTCACCATCATACTCTCGGCAACACAGCTGTTTTATCTGCTCGCCATTCACGGCGGGAGGTAG